Proteins encoded together in one Etheostoma cragini isolate CJK2018 chromosome 11, CSU_Ecrag_1.0, whole genome shotgun sequence window:
- the hao2 gene encoding hydroxyacid oxidase 2 isoform X3, with protein MAMVCLTDFEEYAKEHLSKASWDYYAAGADECCTRDDNLLAYKRIRLRPRILRDVSVSDTRTTVQGTEISFPVGIAPTAFHCLAWHEGEVATARATEALNTCYITSTYSTCSVEEIVAAAPNGYRWFQLYVYRDRKLSEQIVHRVEALGYKALVLTVDVPYTGKRRNDIRNQFKLPPHLKVKNFDGVFQQETAAPEEYGIPANTLDPSISWKDVYWLQSITRLPVIIKGILTKEDAELAVEHGVQGIIVSNHGGRQLDGGPASIDALSEIVDTVQGRIEIYVDGGIRTGSDVLKALALGAKCVFIGRPAVWGLAYKGEEGLREVLQILNDEFRLSMALSGCRNVAEINRNLIQCSKL; from the exons ATGGCTATGGTATGCCTGACTGACTTTGAAGAGTATGCTAAGGAGCATCTCTCAAAGGCCTCCTGGGATTATTATGCAGCTGGAGCAGACGAATGCTGCACCAGGGACGACAATCTACTGGCTTACAAAAG GATCCGTCTGAGGCCTCGTATCCTGCGGGATGTGTCTGTTAGTGACACGCGGACCACAGTGCAGGGGACAGAAATTAGCTTTCCCGTTGGTATCGCACCTACTGCCTTTCACTGCCTGGCCTGGCACGAAGGAGAGGTGGCCACCGCTCGGG CCACTGAAGCCCTCAACACTTGCTACATCACCAGTACTTATTCCACCTGCTCAGTGGAGGAAATTGTAGCAGCAGCACCAAATGGTTACCGCTGGTTCCAGCTGTACGTGTACCGAGACCGGAAGCTGTCCGAACAGATTGTGCACCGCGTAGAGGCGCTGGGGTACAAGGCCCTGGTCCTCACGGTTGACGTCCCCTACACCGGGAAGCGCCGCAACGACATCCGCAACCAGTTCAAGCTGCCGCCACACCTTAAGGTCAAGAACTTTGATGGAGTGTTCCAG CAGGAGACTGCAGCCCCAGAAGAGTATGGGATCCCAGCCAACACCTTGGACCCCTCCATCAGCTGGAAGGACGTATACTGGCTGCAGTCCATCACCCGCCTGCCTGTTATCATCAAGGGAATCCTGACCAAGGAGGACGCCGAGCTGGCTGTGGAGCATGGTGTCCAGGGCATCATTGTGTCAAACCACGGGGGGAGACAGCTGGACGGAGGCCCAGCTTCG ATTGACGCACTGTCGGAGATTGTGGACACAGTTCAGGGCAGGATCGAGATCTATGTGGACGGAGGCATcaggacaggaagtgatgtATTGAAAGCGCTAGCCTTGGGAGCCAAGTGTGTTTTCATTGGCCGTCCAGCAGTGTGGGGCCTTGCATACAAG GGTGAGGAAGGATTGAGGGAAGTGCTGCAAATCTTAAATGATGAGTTCCGTCTGTCCATGGCTTTATCAG GTTGCAGGAACGTGGCAGAAATCAACCGGAACCTCATTCAGTGCTCGAAACTCTAA
- the hao2 gene encoding hydroxyacid oxidase 2 isoform X1: protein MNICNREGDRCAEMAMVCLTDFEEYAKEHLSKASWDYYAAGADECCTRDDNLLAYKRIRLRPRILRDVSVSDTRTTVQGTEISFPVGIAPTAFHCLAWHEGEVATARATEALNTCYITSTYSTCSVEEIVAAAPNGYRWFQLYVYRDRKLSEQIVHRVEALGYKALVLTVDVPYTGKRRNDIRNQFKLPPHLKVKNFDGVFQQETAAPEEYGIPANTLDPSISWKDVYWLQSITRLPVIIKGILTKEDAELAVEHGVQGIIVSNHGGRQLDGGPASIDALSEIVDTVQGRIEIYVDGGIRTGSDVLKALALGAKCVFIGRPAVWGLAYKGEEGLREVLQILNDEFRLSMALSGCRNVAEINRNLIQCSKL from the exons AGAGGGAGATCGCTGTGCAGAGATGGCTATGGTATGCCTGACTGACTTTGAAGAGTATGCTAAGGAGCATCTCTCAAAGGCCTCCTGGGATTATTATGCAGCTGGAGCAGACGAATGCTGCACCAGGGACGACAATCTACTGGCTTACAAAAG GATCCGTCTGAGGCCTCGTATCCTGCGGGATGTGTCTGTTAGTGACACGCGGACCACAGTGCAGGGGACAGAAATTAGCTTTCCCGTTGGTATCGCACCTACTGCCTTTCACTGCCTGGCCTGGCACGAAGGAGAGGTGGCCACCGCTCGGG CCACTGAAGCCCTCAACACTTGCTACATCACCAGTACTTATTCCACCTGCTCAGTGGAGGAAATTGTAGCAGCAGCACCAAATGGTTACCGCTGGTTCCAGCTGTACGTGTACCGAGACCGGAAGCTGTCCGAACAGATTGTGCACCGCGTAGAGGCGCTGGGGTACAAGGCCCTGGTCCTCACGGTTGACGTCCCCTACACCGGGAAGCGCCGCAACGACATCCGCAACCAGTTCAAGCTGCCGCCACACCTTAAGGTCAAGAACTTTGATGGAGTGTTCCAG CAGGAGACTGCAGCCCCAGAAGAGTATGGGATCCCAGCCAACACCTTGGACCCCTCCATCAGCTGGAAGGACGTATACTGGCTGCAGTCCATCACCCGCCTGCCTGTTATCATCAAGGGAATCCTGACCAAGGAGGACGCCGAGCTGGCTGTGGAGCATGGTGTCCAGGGCATCATTGTGTCAAACCACGGGGGGAGACAGCTGGACGGAGGCCCAGCTTCG ATTGACGCACTGTCGGAGATTGTGGACACAGTTCAGGGCAGGATCGAGATCTATGTGGACGGAGGCATcaggacaggaagtgatgtATTGAAAGCGCTAGCCTTGGGAGCCAAGTGTGTTTTCATTGGCCGTCCAGCAGTGTGGGGCCTTGCATACAAG GGTGAGGAAGGATTGAGGGAAGTGCTGCAAATCTTAAATGATGAGTTCCGTCTGTCCATGGCTTTATCAG GTTGCAGGAACGTGGCAGAAATCAACCGGAACCTCATTCAGTGCTCGAAACTCTAA
- the hao2 gene encoding hydroxyacid oxidase 2 isoform X2 produces the protein MNICNREGDRCAEMAMVCLTDFEEYAKEHLSKASWDYYAAGADECCTRDDNLLAYKRIRLRPRILRDVSVSDTRTTVQGTEISFPVGIAPTAFHCLAWHEGEVATARATEALNTCYITSTYSTCSVEEIVAAAPNGYRWFQLYVYRDRKLSEQIVHRVEALGYKALVLTVDVPYTGKRRNDIRNQFKLPPHLKVKNFDGVFQETAAPEEYGIPANTLDPSISWKDVYWLQSITRLPVIIKGILTKEDAELAVEHGVQGIIVSNHGGRQLDGGPASIDALSEIVDTVQGRIEIYVDGGIRTGSDVLKALALGAKCVFIGRPAVWGLAYKGEEGLREVLQILNDEFRLSMALSGCRNVAEINRNLIQCSKL, from the exons AGAGGGAGATCGCTGTGCAGAGATGGCTATGGTATGCCTGACTGACTTTGAAGAGTATGCTAAGGAGCATCTCTCAAAGGCCTCCTGGGATTATTATGCAGCTGGAGCAGACGAATGCTGCACCAGGGACGACAATCTACTGGCTTACAAAAG GATCCGTCTGAGGCCTCGTATCCTGCGGGATGTGTCTGTTAGTGACACGCGGACCACAGTGCAGGGGACAGAAATTAGCTTTCCCGTTGGTATCGCACCTACTGCCTTTCACTGCCTGGCCTGGCACGAAGGAGAGGTGGCCACCGCTCGGG CCACTGAAGCCCTCAACACTTGCTACATCACCAGTACTTATTCCACCTGCTCAGTGGAGGAAATTGTAGCAGCAGCACCAAATGGTTACCGCTGGTTCCAGCTGTACGTGTACCGAGACCGGAAGCTGTCCGAACAGATTGTGCACCGCGTAGAGGCGCTGGGGTACAAGGCCCTGGTCCTCACGGTTGACGTCCCCTACACCGGGAAGCGCCGCAACGACATCCGCAACCAGTTCAAGCTGCCGCCACACCTTAAGGTCAAGAACTTTGATGGAGTGTTCCAG GAGACTGCAGCCCCAGAAGAGTATGGGATCCCAGCCAACACCTTGGACCCCTCCATCAGCTGGAAGGACGTATACTGGCTGCAGTCCATCACCCGCCTGCCTGTTATCATCAAGGGAATCCTGACCAAGGAGGACGCCGAGCTGGCTGTGGAGCATGGTGTCCAGGGCATCATTGTGTCAAACCACGGGGGGAGACAGCTGGACGGAGGCCCAGCTTCG ATTGACGCACTGTCGGAGATTGTGGACACAGTTCAGGGCAGGATCGAGATCTATGTGGACGGAGGCATcaggacaggaagtgatgtATTGAAAGCGCTAGCCTTGGGAGCCAAGTGTGTTTTCATTGGCCGTCCAGCAGTGTGGGGCCTTGCATACAAG GGTGAGGAAGGATTGAGGGAAGTGCTGCAAATCTTAAATGATGAGTTCCGTCTGTCCATGGCTTTATCAG GTTGCAGGAACGTGGCAGAAATCAACCGGAACCTCATTCAGTGCTCGAAACTCTAA